One stretch of Pedobacter riviphilus DNA includes these proteins:
- a CDS encoding SusC/RagA family TonB-linked outer membrane protein has protein sequence MKLVTVILLASLMQVSAASFGQLVTLKEKNVTLEKMFREIRQQSGYDVLLSTNKISSSTTFNANFSNSTIEEVMAKIIAGNDLTYTIEDKTILIKPKDKSLIDKVIGYFVAVKITGKVRDKSGSALPGVSVREKGAANAVSTNASGDYTISVKEGAVLTFNYIGYKTLEVPIGSKTVINVTLEEDAAQLKEVNVVSTGYQTLEKKTFTGASTLIKAADAERAGVTDVSRMLEGQVAGVTIQNVSGTFGAAPKIRVRGATSFSGDNKPLWVVDGIILEDVVNISNEALTTGDASTLIGSSVAGLNPDDIESFNILKDAAATGMYGARAMNGVIVVTTKKGKLTEGAAKISYRGNFTTYAKPSYADFDILNSADQMAVLIEMQNKGYYQIPEASRGVNGGPFYKMYNMLYDYNPATNSFALKNTSADKIAFLSRYANANTDWFDVLFKNSLQQEHSLSINSGTEKFKSYASTSFTKDNGVTIGNSVSRFTGNYRANFNLTHKLSAELLSTGSVRNQQAPGATALQSDPVYGNYFRNFDINPYSYALNTSRMLTAFDENGNYEYFRQNSAPFSILNELNTNYLKLGVLDFKVQGNIDYKILPSLTYSVNGAYRFVKSESQISILESSNMATSFRTVDDATSSQSNGNLYTDPDLPGSLPISVLPSGGFYKTSTDNLKSYYFRQNLLFNKTFNAKHNFVAFGAMEVRYIDRQREAFDGVGYQFDNGGLVTPYYKYFKEAAEEGKPYFSMGNEFERYSAFFGNAAYTYDEKYTVKFSGRYDGSNKLGRTATARWLPTWNVSASWNISDEKFWPKGDILSGAKLRGSYGLVASIGNATNSAAVFYNQVSRRPSLGDQEAQIFISNLENSELTWEKAKDLNIGLDLALLKSRINFTVEYYKRNIYDLIGAIQTSGIGGEYTKIANYGAMSGQGFELAIMGKAIDHPNFKWTTNFNFGINKNKVKDLEIDPSIFKSVSNNGSAVLNYPQRSLFSIQFAGLNHDYGYPMFLGTDGKPTTYVNLQDDNLLQLKYEGPLDATFAGGFYNQFSYKNLTLSALLGFSAGNVIRLNPNVKSNFNDISAMSRDELNRWVMPGDEKFTTVPAILDPLSASKIVDSKGAVVDVRYPYNLYNFSTERVAKGDYIKLRQISLSYNLPKSIYSKLGMSAASVSLVGNNLLLLYSDKKLNGQDPEFYNSGGVALPVARQYTLSLKVGF, from the coding sequence ATGAAGTTAGTTACGGTCATATTGCTTGCCTCGTTAATGCAGGTAAGTGCAGCTTCATTTGGCCAGCTGGTTACATTAAAGGAAAAAAATGTGACATTAGAGAAAATGTTCAGGGAAATCAGACAGCAATCTGGTTATGATGTACTGCTCTCTACCAATAAAATAAGCAGTAGCACTACCTTTAATGCAAATTTTAGCAATTCGACCATTGAGGAAGTAATGGCCAAAATTATTGCAGGAAATGATTTAACCTATACCATTGAAGATAAAACCATTTTAATTAAGCCCAAAGACAAATCGTTAATAGATAAAGTGATTGGGTATTTTGTTGCGGTAAAAATAACAGGTAAAGTAAGAGATAAAAGTGGGTCGGCATTACCTGGGGTCAGTGTTCGTGAAAAAGGGGCTGCTAATGCAGTATCAACTAATGCGTCGGGTGATTATACCATTTCGGTAAAAGAGGGGGCTGTTTTAACCTTCAATTATATTGGCTATAAAACACTCGAGGTACCGATCGGTTCCAAAACCGTTATCAATGTTACTTTGGAGGAGGATGCTGCTCAGCTCAAGGAGGTAAATGTAGTTTCAACCGGTTACCAAACGCTTGAGAAGAAAACTTTTACCGGAGCTTCAACACTAATCAAAGCTGCAGATGCCGAAAGAGCCGGGGTTACAGATGTAAGCCGGATGCTGGAGGGCCAGGTAGCTGGGGTAACGATACAAAATGTTTCCGGTACTTTTGGAGCCGCCCCTAAAATCCGTGTTCGTGGCGCAACCTCATTTTCAGGTGATAATAAGCCGCTTTGGGTGGTTGATGGGATTATTTTAGAAGATGTGGTTAATATTTCAAACGAAGCTTTGACTACAGGAGATGCAAGTACACTAATCGGATCATCTGTGGCAGGTTTAAACCCTGATGATATTGAAAGTTTCAACATTCTGAAGGATGCAGCTGCAACTGGTATGTATGGTGCCCGGGCTATGAACGGGGTAATTGTAGTAACGACTAAAAAAGGTAAGTTAACCGAAGGAGCAGCAAAAATCAGCTATAGAGGTAACTTCACAACCTATGCAAAACCAAGTTATGCTGATTTTGATATCCTGAATTCAGCCGATCAGATGGCTGTTCTAATTGAAATGCAAAATAAAGGGTATTATCAGATACCAGAGGCATCGAGAGGAGTTAACGGTGGTCCATTTTATAAAATGTACAACATGTTGTATGATTATAATCCGGCAACCAATTCATTTGCCTTAAAAAATACCAGTGCCGATAAGATCGCTTTTTTAAGCAGGTATGCTAATGCCAATACTGATTGGTTTGATGTATTGTTTAAAAATTCACTGCAACAAGAACATTCTTTAAGTATAAACTCAGGTACCGAAAAGTTTAAAAGTTATGCTTCTACCTCTTTTACGAAAGATAATGGCGTAACAATTGGTAATAGTGTAAGTAGGTTTACAGGAAACTATCGCGCAAACTTTAATTTAACACATAAATTGAGTGCAGAGCTTTTAAGTACTGGTTCGGTACGTAATCAACAAGCACCGGGCGCAACAGCGCTACAATCTGACCCTGTTTATGGTAATTATTTCCGCAATTTTGATATTAATCCTTATTCATACGCTTTAAATACCAGTAGGATGCTTACGGCTTTTGATGAAAATGGTAATTATGAATATTTTAGACAAAACAGCGCTCCTTTTAGCATACTAAACGAATTAAATACCAATTACCTAAAACTAGGTGTATTAGATTTTAAAGTTCAGGGAAATATCGATTATAAAATCCTTCCTAGCTTAACCTATTCGGTTAATGGTGCTTACCGCTTTGTAAAGTCTGAATCGCAGATTTCTATTTTAGAAAGCTCAAATATGGCTACCTCTTTTAGAACTGTTGATGATGCTACCTCTTCGCAAAGTAATGGAAATCTTTATACGGACCCGGATTTACCAGGAAGTTTACCAATTAGTGTTTTACCGAGTGGTGGTTTTTACAAAACTTCAACCGACAACTTAAAAAGTTATTATTTCAGACAAAACCTTTTGTTTAATAAAACCTTTAATGCCAAGCATAATTTTGTAGCTTTTGGTGCCATGGAAGTTCGTTATATCGATCGTCAAAGAGAAGCTTTTGATGGGGTGGGCTATCAGTTTGATAACGGGGGTTTGGTAACGCCATATTACAAATATTTTAAAGAGGCTGCCGAAGAAGGTAAACCTTACTTTAGTATGGGCAACGAATTTGAAAGATATAGTGCTTTTTTCGGTAATGCGGCTTACACCTATGATGAAAAATACACCGTAAAATTTTCAGGAAGATATGATGGTTCAAATAAGTTGGGCAGGACAGCTACAGCAAGATGGTTACCAACCTGGAATGTATCGGCCAGCTGGAATATTAGCGATGAGAAGTTTTGGCCAAAAGGCGATATCCTATCTGGTGCTAAATTACGCGGATCATATGGTTTAGTAGCGAGTATTGGTAATGCCACAAACTCTGCAGCAGTGTTTTATAATCAGGTTTCAAGAAGACCTAGTTTAGGAGATCAGGAAGCGCAGATTTTTATTTCTAATTTGGAAAACTCAGAGTTAACCTGGGAAAAAGCTAAGGATTTAAATATCGGTTTAGATTTAGCTTTGTTAAAAAGCAGAATTAATTTCACTGTCGAATATTACAAAAGGAATATTTATGATTTAATCGGTGCGATACAAACCTCGGGTATTGGGGGGGAGTACACCAAAATTGCTAACTATGGAGCCATGTCTGGCCAAGGTTTTGAATTGGCCATTATGGGTAAGGCAATAGATCATCCAAATTTTAAATGGACAACCAATTTTAATTTCGGTATCAATAAAAACAAAGTAAAAGACCTGGAGATCGATCCAAGTATTTTCAAATCTGTCTCTAATAATGGTTCGGCGGTACTTAACTACCCGCAACGCAGTTTGTTCTCTATCCAGTTTGCTGGTTTAAACCATGATTATGGTTATCCAATGTTTTTGGGAACCGATGGTAAACCTACAACTTATGTGAATTTACAGGATGATAACTTACTTCAGCTAAAATATGAAGGACCTTTAGATGCGACATTTGCAGGAGGTTTTTATAACCAGTTTTCTTATAAGAATTTAACATTATCAGCTTTGCTTGGGTTTTCTGCCGGAAATGTGATCAGATTAAATCCTAATGTAAAAAGCAATTTTAACGATATATCTGCGATGAGCCGTGATGAACTGAACAGATGGGTAATGCCAGGCGATGAAAAGTTTACTACTGTTCCTGCTATTTTAGATCCGCTTTCTGCTTCTAAAATTGTAGATTCTAAAGGTGCTGTAGTTGATGTAAGATACCCTTATAATTTATATAACTTTTCGACCGAGCGTGTAGCAAAAGGAGATTATATCAAACTAAGACAAATATCTTTAAGTTATAACCTGCCTAAGAGTATTTATTCTAAACTTGGCATGTCAGCAGCTTCAGTTTCGCTTGTAGGTAATAACCTATTGCTGCTTTATTCAGATAAAAAATTAAATGGTCAGGATCCTGAATTCTATAATTCAGGTGGTGTAGCCTTACCAGTTGCCAGACAATACACCTTATCATTAAAAGTTGGGTTTTAA
- a CDS encoding OmpA/MotB family protein yields the protein MKNTFFAFALLLFISSISSCVVLSPKKYKALLGTKDSLYTAFNEGLIKIENLEKEASKLKKDTTLMAEELRDLQNSYNTVDANYKKLKNNSSSEITKLSGDLAAREKRLKEVEEVLRKRDEATNSLKEKLQQALLGFTKSGLTVEIKNGKVYVSLTDKLLFPSGSIIIDEKGKQALTQLANVLKQQPEINIAVEGHTDNQKINNLGQIKDNWDLSVLRATSVVRYLTENEKVESVRMTATGKGEFQPLGTNANADGRSKNRRIEIVLSPKLDELYNLIK from the coding sequence ATGAAAAATACCTTTTTTGCATTTGCGCTTCTCTTGTTTATCTCTTCAATTAGCTCTTGTGTTGTTCTTTCGCCTAAAAAATACAAAGCTTTATTGGGCACTAAAGATTCGCTGTATACTGCTTTTAACGAAGGCTTAATTAAGATTGAAAACCTAGAAAAGGAGGCCAGTAAACTTAAAAAAGATACCACATTAATGGCAGAAGAGCTTCGCGATCTGCAAAATAGCTACAATACCGTTGATGCAAATTACAAAAAACTTAAAAACAATTCTTCAAGTGAGATCACCAAATTATCAGGCGATTTAGCTGCCCGCGAGAAACGTTTAAAAGAAGTAGAAGAGGTGCTGCGCAAACGCGATGAAGCCACCAACTCACTCAAAGAAAAACTACAACAGGCCTTATTGGGCTTTACCAAAAGTGGTTTAACCGTAGAAATTAAAAATGGTAAGGTTTATGTTTCGCTAACCGATAAACTGTTATTCCCTTCAGGAAGTATTATTATTGATGAAAAAGGAAAACAGGCCCTTACCCAATTGGCAAACGTACTAAAACAGCAGCCTGAAATTAATATTGCTGTTGAGGGCCATACCGATAACCAGAAAATAAATAACCTGGGGCAGATTAAAGATAACTGGGATTTAAGTGTGTTAAGGGCTACTTCGGTTGTACGTTATTTAACAGAGAATGAGAAGGTAGAAAGTGTAAGGATGACGGCTACAGGCAAAGGAGAATTTCAACCCTTGGGTACCAACGCAAATGCAGACGGAAGAAGCAAAAACAGAAGGATAGAGATTGTACTTTCGCCTAAGCTAGATGAGCTTTATAACCTGATTAAATAA
- a CDS encoding DUF983 domain-containing protein: MSDQTTSKVYAIVHCKCPHCRRGDIFTGSMYGWNIQHTKEICGHCAQRIEIEPGYFYAAMYVSYAMNVIEMLIASFITYLVFGPLTDETFWPYLIVIFAGCFILYPFNYRYSRIILLHVLSPNIKYKPYYDKN; encoded by the coding sequence ATGTCTGATCAAACTACCTCAAAGGTTTACGCCATTGTGCATTGTAAATGTCCGCATTGTCGTAGGGGTGATATTTTTACAGGTAGCATGTATGGCTGGAATATACAGCATACCAAAGAAATTTGTGGCCATTGTGCGCAGCGGATCGAGATTGAACCCGGTTATTTTTACGCAGCCATGTACGTGAGCTATGCCATGAATGTAATAGAGATGCTAATCGCCAGTTTTATCACCTATTTAGTTTTCGGACCACTTACCGATGAAACATTCTGGCCCTATCTGATTGTTATTTTTGCAGGTTGTTTTATCCTGTACCCATTTAACTATCGATATTCGAGAATTATACTACTCCATGTTTTATCGCCGAACATTAAGTATAAGCCATATTACGATAAGAATTAG
- a CDS encoding substrate import-associated zinc metallohydrolase lipoprotein: MKNIFKINILILLICVSFSCRKTETLNVDYSSFNADDPRTNTALDQWLKSNFLDEYNIDVIYRYNRYYHGNTANVVPSKIENIQPTMQIVLDGFIGPYRKVAGSTFSKTYMPKEWVLFGSYSYANTSDPGVAGTASGGRRITLYGVNEYQPLPAGQFFAWDRQRIMHHEFGHILNQIIPIPTDWESISKGFYKQPYTDTPTETAHQNGFVTSYASGQPTEDYAETISWLLINGQVWYDNWANTASADGKNRLIQKELNVINYFNNLGVNFKELQREVQLYMKGINLNESRFPYWLGRKQFSSLTINLESDLYTNYGISDDFKTPYNQMKAAILAYSSSAKYHMDNMQILFDSQTGATVRIPFTAAAGGTQFNADYTFTYTVNAATGEVTFTKVAQAGTTGTYANAALFTTAFTNSLQAYLTGKTFIADWMPTGINAANYMKYGGFSVKNAATNYFYGSLAY; this comes from the coding sequence ATGAAAAATATATTTAAAATTAACATACTTATTCTTCTTATTTGTGTGTCCTTTTCTTGTCGTAAAACTGAAACACTCAATGTAGATTATAGCAGCTTTAATGCTGACGATCCAAGAACCAACACCGCGTTGGATCAGTGGTTAAAATCGAATTTTTTGGATGAATATAATATTGATGTAATTTATCGTTACAATCGGTATTATCATGGGAATACTGCTAATGTAGTGCCAAGCAAAATTGAAAATATCCAGCCAACTATGCAGATCGTTTTGGATGGATTTATTGGTCCTTACCGGAAAGTGGCTGGCTCAACATTCTCCAAAACTTATATGCCTAAGGAGTGGGTTTTGTTTGGATCTTATTCTTATGCAAATACTAGTGATCCCGGAGTAGCGGGTACAGCCTCAGGGGGACGTAGAATCACGCTATATGGGGTAAATGAATATCAGCCGCTTCCGGCAGGTCAGTTTTTTGCCTGGGACAGGCAGAGGATTATGCACCATGAATTTGGACATATCTTAAATCAAATCATTCCGATTCCAACTGATTGGGAAAGTATCTCAAAAGGTTTTTATAAACAACCTTATACTGATACACCAACAGAAACCGCTCATCAGAATGGATTTGTTACCAGTTATGCAAGTGGACAGCCAACAGAAGATTATGCAGAAACCATTAGCTGGTTATTAATAAACGGACAGGTGTGGTACGATAACTGGGCTAATACCGCATCGGCAGACGGAAAAAACAGATTGATACAAAAAGAACTTAATGTAATTAATTACTTCAATAATTTGGGTGTAAATTTTAAAGAGTTACAAAGAGAGGTTCAATTGTATATGAAAGGAATTAACCTGAATGAATCAAGATTCCCATATTGGTTAGGAAGAAAGCAATTTTCGTCGTTAACAATTAATTTAGAATCTGATCTTTACACTAATTACGGAATTTCTGATGATTTTAAGACTCCTTACAATCAAATGAAAGCAGCAATTTTAGCCTATAGTAGCAGTGCAAAATATCATATGGATAACATGCAGATTCTCTTCGATTCACAAACGGGGGCTACTGTAAGAATTCCTTTTACGGCTGCAGCTGGAGGAACTCAATTTAATGCTGATTATACTTTTACTTATACAGTAAACGCTGCAACCGGTGAGGTAACCTTTACTAAGGTAGCACAGGCAGGTACAACAGGGACCTATGCAAATGCGGCTCTCTTTACAACAGCTTTTACGAATTCGTTGCAAGCGTACCTAACGGGTAAAACTTTTATTGCAGATTGGATGCCTACTGGTATAAATGCAGCCAACTACATGAAATATGGTGGTTTTTCAGTAAAAAATGCTGCAACAAATTATTTTTATGGATCATTAGCCTACTAA
- a CDS encoding FecR family protein produces the protein MEERIHYLLQQFTAKTLSQAEREELLVLAEDSTSLLSDEIVKMIIEEEEHAVNVVDEKWNPVLNKILAVDKPTASPKRILMNSLKWAAAAVVFIVFSFTAYLSLQKKKEHVFATDVAPGKNKAILTLADGKKISLSDAMKGDVVKEAGFSITKTADGQLVYNVAGSENVNDTRLNTISTPNGGEWQIQLPDGSTVWLNAASSIQYSLNIGTAKQRVVKLDGEAYFEVAKNAAHPFIVETDKQSVEVLGTHFNINSYKDEKVTKTTLLEGSVRVSHNTTNEHEVLKPGEQSLVSVSGIAIKEVNVDEAIAWKKGYFMFNNERQESILRKVARWYNVEIEYADADAKNVMYYGTVSRFEKISKVLTKFEQTGEVRFDIKGNKVIVYKE, from the coding sequence ATGGAAGAACGTATACATTATCTCTTACAACAGTTTACCGCTAAGACCTTAAGCCAGGCCGAAAGGGAAGAACTTTTAGTTTTGGCGGAAGATAGCACTTCATTGCTTTCTGACGAAATCGTGAAAATGATTATCGAGGAGGAAGAACATGCGGTTAATGTTGTTGATGAAAAATGGAATCCGGTTTTAAATAAAATTCTGGCGGTAGACAAACCAACCGCATCGCCTAAAAGGATTTTAATGAACAGCTTAAAATGGGCTGCAGCTGCAGTTGTTTTTATTGTGTTTTCATTTACGGCTTACCTCTCTCTACAGAAAAAGAAAGAGCATGTTTTTGCTACCGACGTGGCGCCGGGAAAAAATAAGGCTATTCTCACCCTGGCCGATGGAAAGAAAATTTCACTTTCAGACGCGATGAAAGGCGATGTGGTTAAAGAAGCTGGTTTCTCAATTACTAAAACTGCCGATGGACAATTGGTGTATAATGTTGCCGGATCAGAAAATGTGAATGATACCAGATTAAATACCATTTCGACTCCAAATGGTGGCGAGTGGCAGATTCAGTTACCCGATGGTTCTACGGTTTGGTTAAATGCAGCATCTTCTATCCAATATTCGTTAAATATCGGAACCGCTAAACAGCGTGTAGTTAAATTAGATGGAGAAGCTTATTTCGAAGTAGCTAAAAATGCAGCACATCCTTTTATTGTAGAAACCGATAAACAATCTGTTGAGGTATTGGGTACGCACTTTAATATTAATAGCTATAAAGATGAAAAGGTAACTAAAACCACTTTGCTCGAAGGAAGTGTACGTGTTTCGCATAATACGACTAATGAGCATGAGGTGCTTAAACCTGGAGAACAATCGCTGGTATCTGTTTCGGGGATAGCGATAAAAGAAGTAAATGTTGATGAAGCAATAGCATGGAAAAAAGGCTATTTTATGTTTAACAATGAAAGGCAAGAAAGTATTTTACGTAAAGTTGCCCGTTGGTATAATGTAGAAATAGAATATGCAGATGCAGATGCAAAAAATGTAATGTACTACGGAACGGTAAGCCGTTTTGAGAAAATATCGAAAGTGCTAACCAAATTTGAACAAACTGGTGAAGTACGCTTTGATATTAAAGGCAATAAAGTTATTGTCTATAAAGAATAA
- a CDS encoding RagB/SusD family nutrient uptake outer membrane protein, translating into MKLNKISLSIAAVALLFSMPSCKKYLEQVPDNRAEINTVEKLSQLVSTAYPSRDYLTFTEASSDNAEDKGAGIGTTNDAIDIPYAWQDLIGDGTNTSTAYWNACYEAIASANQALESIETNNLGAGALPYKGEALVCRAYAHFMLVNLFAKPYQIDGANDSPGIPYVDRPETKVIQPYSRGTVATTYARIKEDLETGMKLLSASAYKVPKYHFTPAAAHAFAARFYLFMGKWQQVIDHATLCVPANDFVNNIRPVSTTLRTYTAEEHRTNYMGSGQKYNLLLIGTYSTYARFTSPRHGFGAKLQKMFSAAGNITGKTLANSILQYSVPNYTMYKFKENFFYTSPDIGYPYLTFAAFTTDEALMNRAEAYAELGMNDQALKDINDFYSVRIVGYSLANDAINLTKIANYYPSISSPKQGLIKTILDAKKAEFLQEGLRWFDIIRRDLTVVHNTIDITAVETFAELKPGDPHRIFQLPVEVKLSGVEQNPR; encoded by the coding sequence ATGAAATTAAACAAAATATCACTCAGTATAGCTGCCGTTGCATTGTTGTTCTCAATGCCATCGTGCAAAAAATATTTAGAACAAGTCCCAGATAATCGTGCAGAAATTAATACTGTTGAGAAGCTGTCTCAGTTGGTTTCAACTGCTTATCCATCAAGAGATTATTTGACATTTACAGAAGCTTCCTCAGATAATGCTGAAGATAAGGGAGCTGGTATTGGTACTACTAATGATGCTATTGATATCCCTTATGCTTGGCAAGATTTAATTGGTGATGGGACCAATACATCTACTGCATATTGGAATGCGTGTTATGAAGCAATTGCATCTGCTAATCAGGCTTTGGAGTCTATTGAAACTAATAATCTTGGTGCAGGAGCATTACCGTATAAAGGCGAAGCTTTAGTTTGTAGAGCTTACGCACATTTTATGCTGGTTAATTTGTTTGCGAAGCCTTATCAAATTGATGGAGCAAATGATTCTCCGGGTATTCCTTATGTTGACAGGCCAGAAACAAAAGTAATACAGCCCTATAGCAGAGGTACTGTTGCCACTACTTACGCGAGGATTAAGGAAGATTTGGAAACTGGAATGAAATTACTTTCAGCATCAGCTTATAAAGTTCCAAAATACCATTTTACACCAGCCGCTGCACATGCTTTTGCTGCTCGTTTCTATTTGTTTATGGGCAAATGGCAACAAGTTATTGATCACGCTACTTTGTGTGTGCCTGCTAATGATTTCGTAAACAATATACGCCCTGTTTCTACTACATTAAGAACCTATACAGCTGAAGAACACAGGACAAATTATATGGGTAGCGGACAGAAATATAATCTGTTGTTAATTGGGACTTACTCTACCTATGCCCGTTTTACCAGTCCACGCCATGGCTTTGGTGCAAAATTGCAGAAAATGTTTTCTGCGGCAGGAAATATTACAGGTAAAACGTTGGCCAATTCTATATTACAGTATAGTGTACCAAACTATACCATGTATAAATTTAAAGAAAATTTCTTTTATACAAGCCCTGATATAGGTTACCCTTATCTCACATTTGCAGCATTTACAACAGATGAAGCTTTGATGAACAGAGCTGAGGCTTATGCTGAACTGGGTATGAATGATCAGGCATTGAAGGATATCAACGATTTTTACAGTGTGCGAATAGTGGGATATAGCCTGGCTAACGATGCAATTAACTTAACAAAAATTGCTAATTATTATCCAAGTATTTCCAGCCCAAAACAAGGCCTGATTAAGACTATTTTAGACGCTAAAAAAGCCGAATTTTTACAGGAAGGCTTAAGATGGTTTGATATTATCCGTCGTGATTTAACTGTTGTTCATAATACAATAGATATTACTGCTGTTGAAACTTTTGCAGAACTAAAGCCTGGGGATCCGCATCGAATTTTTCAGTTACCGGTAGAAGTTAAATTGTCAGGCGTTGAACAAAATCCAAGATAA
- a CDS encoding DUF2461 domain-containing protein codes for MLKKETLNFIKNVAENNNREWFAANKEVYENAKADVLELVARIIPELAKVDPMLPAEMDPKKCLLRIYRDVRFSKNKDPYKNNFGIWFSTKKGGNEPGYYLHIQPEKSFIAGGYWMPDAPHLKLIRQEIDYNIGDFKEIINGKDFKKNFKLGVDNALKNAPKGYDPADPNIKFLKLKSFEATTKIDDEEFLKPNLVNKLISSFKTVQPLVAFLRNAIEQ; via the coding sequence ATGTTAAAAAAAGAAACCTTAAATTTTATAAAAAACGTTGCCGAAAATAACAACCGCGAATGGTTTGCCGCCAACAAAGAAGTTTATGAAAATGCAAAGGCTGATGTACTTGAACTTGTAGCCCGTATTATCCCAGAGTTAGCTAAGGTAGACCCAATGCTCCCGGCAGAAATGGATCCAAAAAAGTGTCTTTTACGCATTTATCGCGATGTGCGCTTCAGTAAAAACAAAGACCCTTATAAAAATAATTTCGGTATATGGTTCTCTACTAAAAAAGGAGGAAACGAGCCTGGTTATTATCTGCATATTCAACCAGAGAAAAGCTTTATTGCCGGCGGATATTGGATGCCGGATGCACCGCATTTAAAATTGATCAGACAAGAGATTGATTATAATATAGGCGATTTTAAAGAAATTATCAACGGGAAGGATTTTAAGAAAAACTTTAAATTAGGTGTTGATAACGCACTTAAAAATGCACCTAAAGGTTATGATCCGGCTGATCCAAACATCAAATTTTTAAAGTTGAAAAGCTTCGAGGCTACTACAAAAATCGACGATGAAGAATTTTTAAAACCAAACCTCGTTAATAAGTTGATAAGTTCTTTTAAAACAGTACAACCTTTAGTTGCATTTTTACGGAATGCCATTGAGCAATAA
- a CDS encoding DUF4302 domain-containing protein has translation MKKILFLIAVLATLIGCKKTSYVAVFEKTPQERTGEQIALVSSTLTSATNGWIATLPTLAGGGYSFYITFDNQQNTTMYGDLTDQSASVVGTSNYRVKQDIGTELVFDTYNYISMLDDPNAAILGGASKIGYSSDIEFTYDRMSGDSIVFIGKKYRQPFKLVKATAAQKTAYEAAGLKASMDKIKAFFANIKNPYVEVADGSNTLKAGMSLNFSNNLAAGKRVSFTGVLADGTSTASGTAKFAFKLDGADLLGAGLVYNGTTFVKMGWKDANTLAFYDNTGKEYIIKSSPIPLTPLSLLFGFPTTFPYKKITIPTSGLATGVTSGFNAAYNQMLALFTASGRSVVSTTFSLASNTTFSVAVAYMSGTSAFTATVNFNYTRNGDVITLDNIPVVTSDNNWTTRAVQVKPLADYIVSGPFKIDWVSSTNPNSPTLGGLYRTADASSFIYGTL, from the coding sequence ATGAAAAAAATATTATTTTTAATTGCAGTGTTGGCAACGCTTATAGGCTGCAAAAAGACATCATATGTAGCGGTGTTTGAGAAAACTCCCCAAGAAAGGACTGGTGAGCAGATAGCTTTGGTTTCATCGACCCTTACATCAGCTACTAATGGTTGGATCGCAACGTTACCAACATTAGCAGGCGGCGGTTATTCTTTTTATATAACTTTTGATAATCAGCAAAATACGACGATGTATGGTGATTTGACAGATCAATCGGCATCGGTAGTAGGCACATCAAATTACCGGGTTAAGCAGGATATTGGTACAGAGCTTGTTTTCGATACCTATAACTATATCTCAATGCTAGACGATCCAAATGCGGCAATACTTGGAGGTGCTTCTAAAATAGGATATAGTAGTGATATAGAATTTACATACGATAGAATGAGCGGCGACAGTATTGTTTTTATTGGGAAAAAATATAGGCAGCCATTTAAATTGGTTAAAGCTACTGCTGCACAAAAAACGGCATATGAAGCCGCTGGTTTAAAGGCATCTATGGATAAAATAAAAGCCTTTTTTGCAAATATCAAAAATCCGTATGTTGAGGTTGCTGATGGAAGTAATACGTTAAAAGCCGGTATGTCTTTAAACTTCTCCAATAATTTAGCCGCAGGTAAAAGAGTTAGTTTTACAGGGGTTTTAGCCGATGGTACTTCTACCGCGTCGGGTACTGCAAAATTTGCGTTTAAGCTCGATGGAGCTGATTTACTGGGCGCGGGTTTAGTATATAACGGAACAACCTTTGTAAAAATGGGTTGGAAAGACGCAAATACATTGGCATTTTACGATAATACCGGAAAAGAATACATTATTAAATCGAGCCCGATTCCGTTAACACCGCTATCATTGTTGTTCGGGTTTCCAACCACTTTCCCATATAAAAAAATAACCATACCTACTTCAGGCTTGGCTACAGGGGTTACCTCAGGATTTAATGCGGCATACAATCAAATGCTGGCATTGTTTACTGCAAGCGGAAGATCTGTTGTTTCTACTACATTTTCTTTGGCTAGTAACACTACATTTTCGGTAGCTGTGGCATATATGTCTGGAACATCGGCTTTTACAGCTACAGTTAATTTTAATTATACACGGAACGGGGACGTGATTACCCTAGATAATATACCTGTGGTAACATCCGACAATAACTGGACAACAAGAGCGGTTCAGGTAAAACCATTAGCAGATTATATAGTCTCCGGGCCATTTAAAATTGATTGGGTTTCCAGTACTAACCCGAATAGCCCTACACTTGGCGGCCTTTATCGCACCGCTGATGCCAGTTCGTTTATATATGGAACATTATAA